Sequence from the Tistrella mobilis genome:
GTAGATGATGCCTTCCATGTAGCGCTGAACCAGGGCCGCCACCACGGCCCGGTCACGCCCGCTGCTGCACCAGGCACTGCCGCCGCGCTGGCCGACCACACGCACGGTCAGGTCGTCGCGGTCCAGACGCTGGCGCCAATAGGGCAGCAGGGTGCACAGCGCCGAGGACCGGACGGCGAGTGCCTCGGGCCCCCATTTCGCCGCCACCACCCGGGCGGTGAAATCGCTCTGATCGCCGGGAGAGGTGAGCACCACCACCGGCCGGCCGAGCGTGTCCATGGCAGCGCGGTCGATGCGCACCGCCTCTACCGCCGCCTCGTCGGCAAGCACCGCCACATAGCACGAGCTGTCGAGCATCATCACCGTCTCGGGCGTGATGCCGCCCAGCGCGGCGGTGAGGTCCACCCGGCCCAGCATCTTCACCGGCGGGCGCAGCGGCAGATCGACCAGCACCGACGAGGTGTCGCGCTGGCCCATGATCATGCCCGATGGGGTGAGCAGCTGCACGCGGCGGAGCTGCG
This genomic interval carries:
- a CDS encoding PhzF family phenazine biosynthesis protein is translated as MQIPICHLDVFADRVFRGVPAVVCPLDGWLPDDILADIAGEHAKAETVFLVGTAGVYEVRWFSRAAEVPLSAPGALAAAHTVFHYLEPQLRRVQLLTPSGMIMGQRDTSSVLVDLPLRPPVKMLGRVDLTAALGGITPETVMMLDSSCYVAVLADEAAVEAVRIDRAAMDTLGRPVVVLTSPGDQSDFTARVVAAKWGPEALAVRSSALCTLLPYWRQRLDRDDLTVRVVGQRGGSAWCSSGRDRAVVAALVQRYMEGIIYL